DNA sequence from the Solea solea chromosome 12, fSolSol10.1, whole genome shotgun sequence genome:
CCTGACTTTACTGGGGCAAAGGACCGATAACTCAAATATGCAGTCCTCCCCAAGGTCGACTCTAGGTATCAGCAAAGGAAGGCGCCAGACATCTTGACCGGACGCCTCCTTTCCTGCAAACCAAATTCCGAGATTCACTGGCAGAATGACAAAGGAAGCCCAACTATTAACATCTCcttgttcatgtttggcatttgtctcagttctccttgGACCTGAGCCGTCTTCAATAAAGCTTTCGTCTCATCTGATAATCAGAATCTCCACAAAATGTAACATGGACAGAATGTCGGCCACCAGTTGGTCAGGTgtgagagtgtcgtcactggaagagtcatgagcgtgacgtcgaACGCAAGAATCAAAACCAAATGAAACCACACCGAGCAGAGttgagtcgtgctagaactgtataatggaaaagcgccataagtaGATGCTCGTTTCTTAATTGTTGCAAGAGTGAATGTACAAAGTGAATCAGAGGAACTATGATAAAAATCCATTCAACGCAGCCGAGGTATCTTGTTcgcattaaacacacacacacgcgcgcgctcCAACACAGTCAACTGTCATCAGTCAGCTTTGTCCTTCTTCCTTGGTGTGACTTTACTTGCCACAGCAGAGCCCACTGCGCCGACGCCTCCTGTGACCACAGAAACGCTGCCTTTGACCAGTCCTACGCTGGCTGCCGGTACGCTGCTCACAGCCGTTTTGGTGAGCTCAAAGCTTTTTGTTCCTACCCATGCAACCCCACAGAGGGTCGCACCCACAGCGCTTCGTGTCATGCTAAACAGGCCGCCGCCCACTCTCCATATTACTCCTCCCTCTGGCCCGGGGTGGTTCTTCTCTGTGCCTGAGAAAGACACAAGGAGAGTGAAATAACGGACACGAGAGACAGATATAAGACGTAAGGATGTGGATGCTGTTTACACCACCATGCACATGCCCAGTGTACGTGAATAGTCAGGTGTTTCATTGCAGagttatttctttaaatgttcaaatgatAACATAATATGGATGTACACTAAAAGTCAGCCTGAGCCCGGTCAGGTCTGGGGAGTGTGGGCTGTAACAATTATTCGATAaaccgattactaaattaatcgtcaactattttgataatcataTGGTTTAGGTCTTAAAATATTTCCCACCGTGACCCTAACCGTGCTCTGtatgattatcaaaatagttttgaTAATTAAGTGGttattttttcaataattaaaacatgttttctcatttttttgctctttaaatgtaaatatgttctggtttctttgttccatacaagacataaatcattaaaactgaatcctttttggtttgtggacaaaacaagacatttaaaggaatcgtcacttccaggtttgacattttacacaccAAACGACTCttccattaatcgattatggaaCTAATCGTTAGTCGCAGCCccactgtgtataaaaatggacacGGTCTTCTGGTTACAATTATGATATGATTAGATATAATTGTGAAgctttttgtcatttaatatttatacGGGGTTTAGCTCTAAATAATCTATGTTTGTAGATTAACAGAggaaacagcagtttaatcaCATTTATGTTTCCTGGTCCAACCGGTGTTTGTCCTACTTTTCATGTCGTAAATTATAATGacaatcaataataataatcattaattaTCATAAATAGTAAGAGTAGACTGCACTGGTTGAATAGTTGGCCTACATATACTTATATGTAGGTCATATGtgtaaataagaataagaaatgtgtgtgtcagggttgTTTAGGGAATGAAGAGATTTAAGGATAGTTATTTGACTCTTGAGAGCCTGagatacatcacacacaccagCATCTGCGCTGATGCATCTCCATTTCCTCCAGTATCACATAAAATATTGAACTatcaaatcaatattatatTTAAGATATCTTCTCCATTTTATATCAGACACATTTAAATAGATCTGGctatctgtccagggtgtacccgtgaccctcgtgtggaggataaagcgctagaagatggatggatgattgttAAGGATACTGTGTGTGATTATGGGcttcaaactgtggagggcagcatttaaACTCTCGGTGAACAGCATGCCAGAAGTTATTAGGTGGAGAAAAAGCTGGGGACTTTGTGAGATGTGTGGGATTAGACCGTCTCATTTCCCACCGCACCTGACCTCCGTCTCCTTCAAGTGTGCAGCCGACAAGGCCCTAGTAGGATGCAGCCTCGACTATTGGGACACAGCTTGTGTTGATACACATTAGAATGTGGCTGCTCTCACCGTTTGTGTGTTCCTCTTCAGGGCAGAAGGGGgcgtcctcctccacctcctcctcctcttgtctgTTCTCACAGCTCTGATGGTTGTTGGAGTCAACAAGAGGTGAGCGGTTCTCCACCTCCTGCGGTGAAGTCAGCACCTGAATAACATTGTGAATACAACACACTATGTTGACAATGAGAATTCTATGGAACACCTGAATGATTGCttagcttttttcttttactggcATCATTAATATCTCTTTCTGACAATCAGGGCTACtgactaacgattattttcataattgatgaatACGTcgataattgaaaaaaaaaaaaaaacgtcacagaatgttgatcggtgtttacTAAACCTGGAAACAAGTTATTCTTGGGTTTCttcatttgtccacaaaccaaaaggatttACTTTTAATAAGGGATGGGACAATATCACAAGCTTGAGTATCTATACCAATATCAgaccgatacagtcatttttagaccaatttatgaactatgaagctgttatcaaagacataattctccaaatgtgtaacaaatattgttctaccaaaaagaagaaataaacatagtctgcatagtgaagcatgcaatataggatttttggattgtatcttttacatttttatctgtcccatatctgatccagtgattttgaccattaattcccatccctagtttgaattatgtctttgttatatgagcaaagaaaccagattcacatttaagaagctgaaaaatccaaaagcttgctttaattatgtttttgattATCAAAAGAGGGGATGATTAATTTATGAaccgttgcagccctacttgcAATACAgctgtatttatgttttcactcaccagtcactttattaggtacaccgaGTCAATGCAACTACCTGAAAAAGCCAATCAAATGGcggcaataaataaataaatgcaattcaggtgactttgaacgtggcatGGTTATGGTATGAGTCTACTGGGgttttcatataaaaacaaagaatggTCGCAGTGAGCTGTGAGCGAGTTCCCCGGAAGGGGGACAAATAGTGctagaggtcagaggaaaatggCCAGTACTGGtttgaaaatgataaaatggGGAAAGTAACGGTTACTCAAATGTCCACTATAATGAGAATAACGCAGGACACGTCGAagccacaacaacagagagccATCCCGGTGTATTAGTGATGCCGTttaatgtgtacctaataaagtggccagtgagtgtgagtgccATATTGTTTGGATATTTTAATTGATTGCATCTGTGCAGATATCTAactgcgcgcgcgcgcgtgtgtgtgagagagatgacACACTGTCCACAACATTACTGACTATCAGGcgttactgacacacacacagcctgggACTCCGTCTCCTACCTTCATCCCGTCACCGTGACTGTTGTCCCGTCGTGTTTATGTGCTGCGCTGCTTCGTTCTCCCCCCGTTTCTCCTGATGCGCTTCTGTCAAC
Encoded proteins:
- the LOC131469760 gene encoding transmembrane protein 263-A-like, which produces MKVLTSPQEVENRSPLVDSNNHQSCENRQEEEEVEEDAPFCPEEEHTNGTEKNHPGPEGGVIWRVGGGLFSMTRSAVGATLCGVAWVGTKSFELTKTAVSSVPAASVGLVKGSVSVVTGGVGAVGSAVASKVTPRKKDKAD